In Drosophila yakuba strain Tai18E2 chromosome 2R, Prin_Dyak_Tai18E2_2.1, whole genome shotgun sequence, a single genomic region encodes these proteins:
- the LOC6531373 gene encoding uncharacterized protein LOC6531373, translating into MESPKAENTSADDAISPTDSSPALNVLCAICNEFFRASDNVCYTNRCGHVFHFVCLTRWLRKSRSCPQCRTPCGDHPLPRLYLNFTEVSAECDDTPIEEKFYKMDTHFEWRPMRLGEDEESSSELSHLPPDEAVECGYDDEGDPAYVARAYYGNERLPAHYVPRKKVAYAGWDGKAFPLTDGVELLVLKDCDHKWVDGSNGSYPLGALDTGYSHWGEVTYTGRAMYKGDMRLGKVHPSYNKMFIPHKGKEAGVLRYQVLVLTPREPDQQ; encoded by the coding sequence ATGGAGAGTCCAAAAGCCGAAAATACCAGCGCCGATGACGCAATTTCTCCGACTGATTCCTCGCCGGCGTTGAATGTGTTGTGCGCCATATGCAACGAGTTCTTTCGTGCCAGTGACAACGTTTGCTACACCAATAGGTGCGGTCATGTCTTCCACTTCGTCTGCCTGACCCGCTGGCTCAGAAAATCGCGCTCCTGCCCACAATGTCGGACTCCCTGCGGTGATCATCCTTTGCCCAGACTTTATCTGAACTTCACAGAAGTCAGTGCGGAGTGCGATGATACACCCATTGAAGAGAAATTTTACAAAATGGATACGCACTTCGAGTGGAGGCCCATGAGACTGGGTGAGGATGAGGAAAGCAGCTCGGAGCTTTCGCATCTGCCGCCCGACGAAGCCGTTGAGTGTGGATACGATGATGAGGGGGATCCCGCTTATGTGGCACGAGCCTACTACGGTAACGAACGATTGCCGGCCCACTATGTGCCACGGAAGAAGGTTGCCTATGCCGGGTGGGACGGAAAGGCATTCCCTCTAACCGATGGAGTGGAGTTGCTGGTGCTGAAAGATTGCGATCACAAGTGGGTGGACGGGTCGAATGGCTCATATCCGCTGGGTGCGCTGGACACTGGCTATTCGCATTGGGGCGAAGTTACCTACACGGGACGCGCTATGTACAAAGGAGATATGCGGCTCGGTAAGGTGCACCCCTCctataataaaatgtttattccACATAAGGGAAAGGAGGCTGGCGTTTTAAGGTACCAAGTGCTGGTGCTCACTCCACGGGAGCCTGATCAACAATGA
- the LOC26535316 gene encoding trypsin-1 — translation MSSVSNPVKLSILLLAVTFVRGDVDVNVAEESRIIGGQFAAPGQFPHQVSLQLNGRHHCGGSLISETMIVTAAHCTRGQNPGQMKAIVGTNDLSAGNGQAFSIAQFIIHPQYNPQSQDFDMSLIRLSSPVPMGGAVKTIQLADSDANYAADTMAMISGFGAINQNLQLPNRLKFAQVQLWSRDYCNSQNIPGLTDRMVCAGHPSGQVSSCQGDSGGPLTVDGKLFGVVSWGFGCGAKGRPAMYTYVGALRSWIKQNANV, via the coding sequence ATGTCTTCGGTAAGCAATCCAGTGAAACTATCGATCCTGCTCCTCGCTGTGACTTTTGTTCGCGgtgatgtggatgtgaatgtaGCAGAAGAGTCACGCATTATTGGTGGCCAGTTTGCTGCTCCAGGACAATTTCCCCATCAGGTGTCCCTCCAGTTAAATGGACGCCATCACTGCGGTGGTTCCCTAATCTCCGAGACCATGATCGTAACAGCAGCCCACTGCACCAGGGGCCAGAATCCCGGCCAAATGAAGGCCATTGTGGGAACAAACGATTTGAGTGCCGGAAATGGTCAGGCCTTTAGCATTGCCCAGTTCATCATCCATCCGCAGTACAATCCGCAGAGTCAAGACTTTGATATGTCGCTGATAAGGTTGAGCAGCCCGGTTCCGATGGGAGGAGCTGTAAAGACCATTCAACTGGCCGATTCAGATGCCAATTATGCCGCGGATACAATGGCAATGATCAGCGGATTCGGCGCCATCAATCAGAACTTACAGCTGCCCAACCGTTTGAAATTCGCCCAGGTGCAATTGTGGAGCCGTGACTACTGCAATTCCCAAAACATTCCCGGCCTCACCGATCGCATGGTGTGTGCTGGACATCCCAGTGGCCAAGTGAGCTCCTGCCAGGGAGACTCCGGTGGTCCGCTGACCGTCGATGGCAAGCTCTTCGGTGTGGTGTCATGGGGATTCGGATGCGGAGCCAAGGGACGCCCGGCCATGTACACCTACGTGGGTGCTCTCAGGTCCTGGATCAAACAGAATGCCAATGTGTAA
- the LOC6531374 gene encoding cilia- and flagella-associated protein 161 isoform X1: MPCRVGDMDSISARFQPSVRIGNWVEENCLEEDKIVNFKKQRDRGELLVEKARTLYDNFHKEIVLAAPKQTIIFGAIVQLMPIHINISDMDTTDLNAALSVVINEKVVRKSQSINEDCELSVAPSKRPCVRNSFKIVSGDGRDRTGENIKYGQRFQLQCMASEHDPIVLYSGPKRCNLQQGVHATYLSHKNGELNLNLGLVHRSKFNCPDNDIPLAYTNWFCRHVDPKQRFESEGEDIPSNSPLVIVHATTNRNLAAENVLIQTLFGPEFLVSVQNYRNIYRHEIWKNVWMISNGHQTGSKSANSTSH, from the exons ATGCCTTGCAGAGTCGGCGATATGGATTCTATTTCAGCGCGGTTTCAGCCCAGCGTGAGAATTGGCAATTGGGTGGAAGAAAATTGCCTTGAAGAG GACAAAATAGTCAACTTTAAGAAACAACGTGATCGCGGCGAACTTTTGGTGGAAAAGGCTCGAACTTTGTATGATAATTTCCACAAGGAGATCGTTTTGGCTGCTCCCAAGCAAACCATTATATTCGGAGCCATTGTGCAACTGATGCCTATTCATATAAACATCAGTGATATGGATACAACCGATCTAAATGCCGCTTTGTCGGTGGTCATCAACGAAAAGGTTGTGCGAAAAAGCCAGTCCATCAATGAGGACTGTGAGCTGTCTGTGGCGCCTTCAAAGCGGCCTTGTGTGCGAAACTCCTTCAAAATAGTCAGTGGAGATGGTAGGGATCGCACTGGGGAGAACATCAAGTATGGTCAGCGTTTCCAGCTGCAGTGCATGGCTTCGGAACACGATCCCATAGTACTGTACAGTGGGCCCAAGCGGTGCAATCTGCAGCAGGGTGTCCATGCCACCTATTTGTCCCACAAAAACGGGGAGCTCAATCTCAACTTGGGACTTGTGCATCGCAGT aaatttaacTGCCCGGACAACGATATACCCTTGGCATACACGAATTGGTTCTGCCGACATGTAGATCCAAAGCAGCGCTTTGAGAGCGAAGGAGAAGATATACCT AGCAATTCCCCTTTGGTTATAGTGCATGCAACCACCAATCGCAACCTAGCTGCCGAAAATGTTTTAATCCAAACTCTGTTTGGCCCCGAATTTCTGGTGTCCGTGCAAAACTATCGCAATATCTACAGGCACGAGATATGGAAGAACGTGTGGATGATTAGCAACGGACACCAGACTGGATCAAAGTCTGCAAATTCTACGTCCCACTAA
- the LOC6531374 gene encoding cilia- and flagella-associated protein 161 isoform X2 — translation MPIHINISDMDTTDLNAALSVVINEKVVRKSQSINEDCELSVAPSKRPCVRNSFKIVSGDGRDRTGENIKYGQRFQLQCMASEHDPIVLYSGPKRCNLQQGVHATYLSHKNGELNLNLGLVHRSKFNCPDNDIPLAYTNWFCRHVDPKQRFESEGEDIPSNSPLVIVHATTNRNLAAENVLIQTLFGPEFLVSVQNYRNIYRHEIWKNVWMISNGHQTGSKSANSTSH, via the exons ATGCCTATTCATATAAACATCAGTGATATGGATACAACCGATCTAAATGCCGCTTTGTCGGTGGTCATCAACGAAAAGGTTGTGCGAAAAAGCCAGTCCATCAATGAGGACTGTGAGCTGTCTGTGGCGCCTTCAAAGCGGCCTTGTGTGCGAAACTCCTTCAAAATAGTCAGTGGAGATGGTAGGGATCGCACTGGGGAGAACATCAAGTATGGTCAGCGTTTCCAGCTGCAGTGCATGGCTTCGGAACACGATCCCATAGTACTGTACAGTGGGCCCAAGCGGTGCAATCTGCAGCAGGGTGTCCATGCCACCTATTTGTCCCACAAAAACGGGGAGCTCAATCTCAACTTGGGACTTGTGCATCGCAGT aaatttaacTGCCCGGACAACGATATACCCTTGGCATACACGAATTGGTTCTGCCGACATGTAGATCCAAAGCAGCGCTTTGAGAGCGAAGGAGAAGATATACCT AGCAATTCCCCTTTGGTTATAGTGCATGCAACCACCAATCGCAACCTAGCTGCCGAAAATGTTTTAATCCAAACTCTGTTTGGCCCCGAATTTCTGGTGTCCGTGCAAAACTATCGCAATATCTACAGGCACGAGATATGGAAGAACGTGTGGATGATTAGCAACGGACACCAGACTGGATCAAAGTCTGCAAATTCTACGTCCCACTAA